The following proteins come from a genomic window of Triticum aestivum cultivar Chinese Spring chromosome 6A, IWGSC CS RefSeq v2.1, whole genome shotgun sequence:
- the LOC123129716 gene encoding uncharacterized protein, translated as MTKNEPSSGTKFNLRRKTVRRTKNTCTHPPPRLDLAKPNQIPLAAADLNPPAATAAPLPARLQYDGVGGLVRGRAEDSTLAEGRQRGGLPVSRHRLCQIEGVGIGAGGCVSAVGEVLCQPCRGGEHGGCGEGEGGVLAEELEKARERWGRLRDARQVTERVLAEADEAPRREMREWECRADEQRRVVAELMRLIGMPENGAGEIQRAWEKEGSGAATRRWRRASVASRESSKVMAGLRFFW; from the exons ATGACGAAAAATGAACCATCAA gtggtactaaatttaATCTGCGACGAAAAACGGTTCGCAGGACAAAAAATACATGTACACATCCGCCTCCTCGCCTCGACCTGGCCAAGCCGAACCAAATCCCCCTAGCCGCCGCCGACCTCAACCCGCCCGCGGCCACGGCCGCACCTCTGCCCGCTCGCCTCCAGTACGATGGTGTCGGAGGCCTGGTCCGGGGGCGCGCGGAGGATTCCACTTTAGCCGAGGGACGGCAACGCGGCGGCCTCCCCGTCAGTCGCCATCGGCTTTGCCAAATTGAAGGCGTAGGCATAGGCGCGGGCGGCTGCGTCTCCGCCGTCGGCGAGGTCCTATGCCAGCCGTGCCGAGGCGGAGAGCACGGCGGCTGCGGTGAGGGAGAAGGAGGTGTGCTGGCAGAGGAGCTAGAGAAGGCGCGGGAGCGGTGGGGCCGGCTGCGGGACGCGAGGCAGGTCACGGAGAGGGTGCTGGCGGAGGCAGACGAGGCGCCGCGGCGGGAGATGCGGGAGTGGGAGTGCAGGGCGGACGAGCAGCGCCGGGTCGTGGCAGAGCTGATGCGCCTCATCGGGATGCCGGAG AACGGCGCCGGCGAGATCCAGCGGGCGTGGGAGAAGGAGGGATCCGGCGCGGCGACACGAAGGTGGAGGCGGGCCTCTGTGGCTAGCAGGGAGAGCTCCAAGGTCATGGCGGGGCTTCGATTTTTCTGGTAG
- the LOC123128601 gene encoding uncharacterized protein isoform X2 — protein sequence MHQCLHADPSTSRQQLQDLRTTLGTEAKFIVVVVCNLLWEKVRRLSFQRVVATSPQHRLHPARRPASPQRAAAGVTLHRTLRNGGARGVRRRLPTIFVGCRKNKMHKFIFCMLFSTSTSQCSIQEVLAHAGWN from the exons atgcaccag TGCCTGCATGCTGATCCATCTACAAGTAGACAACAATTGCAGGACCTGCGCACAACACTCG GTACCGAGGCAAAATTCATAGTTGTAGTTGTCTGCAATTTACTATGGGAAAAGGTCAGAAGATTGTCCTTCCAGCGTGTCGTGGCCACCTCCCCACAGCACCGCCTCCATccagcgcgccgccctgcttcCCCACAGCGTGCCGCTGCAGGCGTAACCCTACATCGCACATTGAGAAATGGTGGCGCGCGGGGTGTGAGGCGGCGTCTCCCCACCATTTTTGTAGGTTGCCGCAAAAACAAGATGCACAAGTTCATCTTTTGTATGCTTTTCAGTACATCTACTTCCCAATG CTCGATCCAGGAGGTGCTAGCTCATGCTGGCTGGAACTAG
- the LOC123128601 gene encoding uncharacterized protein isoform X1: MGKGQKIVLPACRGHLPTAPPPSSAPPCFPTACRCRRNPTSHIEKWWRAGCEAASPHHFCRLPQKQDAQVHLLYAFQYIYFPMLDPGGASSCWLELGCKRVDGSMPHKHCAMLSPTTWLQGGRVRRDHQFRDLRHCSCRYHGHLHHCVISQQPPAQGKATGVEASEMLFSGEVADYGCQFVILWPQCTYVSFSGRSMT; the protein is encoded by the exons ATGGGAAAAGGTCAGAAGATTGTCCTTCCAGCGTGTCGTGGCCACCTCCCCACAGCACCGCCTCCATccagcgcgccgccctgcttcCCCACAGCGTGCCGCTGCAGGCGTAACCCTACATCGCACATTGAGAAATGGTGGCGCGCGGGGTGTGAGGCGGCGTCTCCCCACCATTTTTGTAGGTTGCCGCAAAAACAAGATGCACAAGTTCATCTTTTGTATGCTTTTCAGTACATCTACTTCCCAATG CTCGATCCAGGAGGTGCTAGCTCATGCTGGCTGGAACTAGGATGCAAAAGGGTTGACGGATCCATGCCGCACAAGCACTG CGCCATGCTCAGTCCAACCACGTGGCTTCAGGGTGGCCGAGTTCGTCGCGACCATCAGTTCAGAGACCTGCGTCACTGCTCGTGTCGCTACCATGGCCACCTGCATCACTGCGTGATCAGTCAACAACCTCCTGCACAAGGAAAAGCAACAGGAGTAGAGGCGTCTGAGATGCTCTTTTCTGGCGAGGTGGCTGATTATGGTTGTCAGTTTGTAATACTTTGGCCGCAGTGTACTTATGTATCTTTTTCTGGCCGGAGCATGACCTGA